In a genomic window of Quercus lobata isolate SW786 chromosome 4, ValleyOak3.0 Primary Assembly, whole genome shotgun sequence:
- the LOC115986365 gene encoding putative disease resistance protein RGA1 isoform X2 produces MAEGALFNVAEGIIGQLGNLVLKELGLLWGVKEELQKLEDTVSTIKAVILDAEEKQAQNHTIKNWLGRLKDALFEADDLLDDFSTEVLRREVMTRNKKAKEVRIFFSKSNQLAYGLKMGHKIQALRERLDAIAEDRKKFHLDERPRETQVTNPIRETDYFVRAETVIGREFDKKVILERLLDSNIEENVSVYSIVGIGGLGKTTLAQLVFNDEEIEKEFERKFWVCVSDDFDVNIIVKKILEYAKRKKLENLERNASITDLQKEIDGKRFLLVLDDVWNDDSEKWDKLKEILLAGARGSRILVTTREEKVAESSKTIETHRLTGLNDEDSWSLFKQKAFKKGQEPKNSKYKEIGMEIVSKCKGVPLAIKTIGSLLYSKKSEEEWLSFKNNEFSKVNETNIQPILRLSYDHLPPRLKQCFAYCSLFPKDYEIEEERLVKLWMAQGFIKPLGQNQCLEDVGHEYFMELLWRSFFQKDKENFWDEGPVFKIHDLMHDLAILVAGLESTTFEINGKNIDEKTHHMSFGFNLGSSTQISTLLFKANRMRTFLLPCQIQYSNQMVWNQLTCDAFVSSFKFLRLLDLHETGIRNVPHSIGKLKHLRYLDLSYNERIKILPNSITRLQNLETLDLSYCKELIELPKNISKLVNLRHLNIDECDSLTHMPRGFGQLTNLHSLAQYVLSTDSRCGGELKELHGLNQLRENLTIKNLRHKKDAELEYKAVNLKEKQHLKGLTLEWIEREVDAEYDEMSVEALEPNQNLKSLRLRGYGGVKYPSWLSLLKNLVRLVLVSMKNCQDVLPLHQFPSLKNLWLFSVPSLKYVSLVSESFKLPPLQYLYIEDCPNLKGWWKRRSDSSEEDEDAADHYGEISTITTKNHSFSLLSDLDISGCPKLSSMPLFPYLERLSLDNSNLRLLERTISMGMISTVSQENPTAAAVAESTSSAPSSSSTLAASFTPLSKLKYLGIGMIEGSNDHFLQHFTALEDLSLYNYNGVEMELEWQGLRKLQDLTLYNHPKLASLPVGLQQATSLRYLEIRNCLSLTTLPEWICEIISLQSLNIAHCPNFTSLPVLTSLKTLNIWNCPNLTSLPALTSLKTLDIWRCPILVESCKIQDWLARIENLEGDLATAKEEDPEQTEMNEEYELKTQGFTKIFGRCSGSTSQ; encoded by the exons ATGGCTGAAGGAGCTCTCTTCAACGTAGCTGAAGGAATCATTGGCCAACTGGGCAACCTAGTTCTCAAAGAGCTTGGACTGCTCTGGGGTGTCAAAGAGGAGCTTCAAAAGCTCGAGGACACTGTTTCAACCATCAAAGCTGTCATTCTGGATGCAGAGGAGAAACAGGCGCAGAATCATACCATCAAGAATTGGCTGGGAAGGCTGAAAGATGCACTTTTTGAAGCGGACGACTTGCTGGATGACTTTTCCACTGAAGTTTTACGACGGGAAGTGATGACTAGGAATAAGAAGGCGAAAGAGGTACGCATCTTCTTTTCCAAATCGAACCAACTTGCATATGGTCTTAAAATGGGTCATAAGATTCAGGCCCTTAGGGAGAGACTAGATGCTATTGCAGAGGATAGGAAGAAGTTCCACTTAGATGAACGTCCTAGGGAGACACAAGTCACAAATCCGATTAGGGAGACTGATTATTTTGTACGTGCTGAAACTGTTATTGGAAGGGAGTTTGATAAGAAAGTGATCTTAGAGCGTTTATTGGATTCCAATATTGAAGAAAATGTTTCAGTTTATTCAATAGTTGGAATCGGAGGGCTAGGCAAAACCACATTAGCTCAATTAGTATTCAATGATGAAGAAATCGAAAAagaatttgagagaaaattttggGTGTGTGTCTCTGATGATTTTGATGTAAATATAATTGTTAAGAAAATCCTAGAATATGCAAAACGTAAGAAACTAGAAAACCTTGAAAGGAACGCATCAATAACTGATCTTCAAAAAGAGATTGATGGAAAGAGATTCTTACTTGTATTAGACGATGTGTGGAATGATGATTCAGAAAAATGGGATaagttaaaagaaattttactgGCTGGTGCAAGAGGCAGTAGAATATTGGTGACTACACGTGAGGAAAAGGTTGCAGAGAGTTCAAAAACTATTGAAACACACCGTTTAACAGGTTTAAATGATGAGGACTCTTGGTCTTTATTTAAGCAAAAGGCATTTAAAAAAGGACAAgaaccaaaaaattcaaaatataaggaaattGGAATGGAAATCGTTAGTAAGTGCAAAGGAGTTCCACTTGCCATAAAGACTATTGGAAGCCTATTGTACTCTAAAAAATCTGAAGAGGAATGGTTGTCCTTCAAAAATAATGAGTTTTCAAAGGTAAATGAAACTAATATCCAACCAATACTTAGGTTGAGTTATGATCATCTCCCACCACGTTTGAAACAATGTTTTGCTTATTGTAGTTTATTTCCAAAGGATTATGAGATTGAAGAAGAGAGATTGGTTAAGCTATGGATGGCACAAGGTTTCATTAAGCCATTAGGTCAAAACCAATGCTTAGAAGATGTTGGTCATGAGTATTTTATGGAATTACTTTGGAGATCATTCTTTCagaaagataaagaaaatttttgggatgaaGGACCTGTTTTCAAAATACATGACCTCATGCATGATCTAGCAATATTAGTAGCGGGACTAGAGAGCAcaacttttgaaataaatggGAAAAATATTGATGAAAAAACTCATCACATGtcatttggttttaatttaggCTCATCAACACAAATTTCAACTTTGTTGTTTAAAGCAAATAGGATGAGAACATTTCTTTTGCCATGTCAAATTCAGTATTCAAATCAAATGGTATGGAACCAGTTAACTTGTGATGCatttgtttcaagtttcaagttctTGCGCTTGTTAGATTTGCATGAAACTGGCATTAGGAATGTGCCACATTCTATCGGAAAGTTGAAGCATTTAAGGTATCTTGATCTCTCATACAACGAACGCATTAAGATACTTCCTAATTCTATTACAAGGTTGCAAAATTTGGAGACACTGGATCTTTCTTATTGTAAAGAACTTATAGAATTGCcaaaaaatattagtaaattagtCAATCTTAGGCATCTTAACATTGATGAGTGCGATAGTTTGACTCATATGCCTCGTGGATTTGGGCAATTGACTAATCTCCACTCACTAGCTCAGTATGTGTTGAGTACGGACTCTAGGTGTGGTGGTGAGTTGAAGGAACTTCACGGATTAAACCAGCTAAGAGAAAATCTAACGATTAAAAATCTGAGACACAAGAAAGATGCTGAATTAGAATACAAGGCTgtaaatttgaaagagaaacaACACCTTAAAGGCTTGACGTTAGAGTGGATAGAAAGAGAAGTGGATGCTGAGTACGATGAGATGTCAGTCGAAGCTTTGGAACCAAACCAAAATCTTAAAAGTTTGAGATTAAGAGGCTACGGGGGAGTGAAATATCCTAGCTGGCTTTCTTTACTCAAAAATCTTGTAAGACTTGTGTTAGTTTCAATGAAGAATTGCCAAGATGTACTACCATTGCATCAATTTCCTTCTCTCAAAAATCTCTGGTTGTTCTCTGTTCCTTCTCTTAAGTACGTATCCCTGGTATCAGAGAGTTTTAAACTTCCACCCCTACAATACCTCTATATTGAGGATTGCCCTAATCTAAAGGGATGGTGGAAGAGGAGGAGCGACTCCAGCGAGGAGGACGAAGATGCCGCCGATCATTACGGTGAAATATCGACGATAACAACAAAGAATcattcattttctcttctttccgATCTAGACATTTCTGGTTGCCCTAAACTATCTTCCATGCCTTTATTTCCTTATCTTGAAAGACTATCTCTGGATAACTCTAATTTGAGGCTATTGGAGCGAACAATATCGATGGGAATGATAAGTACGGTATCTCAGGAAAACCCAACAGCAGCAGCAGTAGCAGAGTCAACCTCTTCtgctccttcatcttcttcaacacTTGCCGCCTCATTCACCCCTctctccaaattaaaatatttgggTATTGGTATGATAGAAGGCAGTAATGATCATTTCCTTCAACATTTCACTGCACTTGAGGATCTtagtttatataattataatggGGTTGAGATGGAATTGGAATGGCAAGGGCTGAGGAAGCTTCAGGATCTAACATTATATAATCATCCAAAATTGGCATCTCTTCCTGTGGGGCTTCAACAGGCCACCTCTCTGCGATATCTCGAGATTCGGAATTGTCTGAGTTTGACGACATTGCCGGAGTGGATCTGCGAAATCATATCTCTGCAATCACTCAATATTGCTCATTGCCCCAATTTCACTTCATTGCCTGTCCTAACGTCTTTGAAGACACTGAATATTTGGAATTGCCCCAATTTGACATCATTGCCTGCCCTAACGTCTTTGAAGACACTGGATATTTGGAGATGTCCCATCTTAGTAGAAAGTTGCAAGATCCAGGATTGGCTTGCTCGCATCGAAAACTTGGAAGGAGATCTAGCTAcagcaaaagaagaagatcCAG AACAAACTGAAATGAATGAGGAATATGAACTTAAAACTCAGGgctttaccaaaatttttgggCGTTGCAGTGGTTCAACAAGTCAATAG
- the LOC115986365 gene encoding putative disease resistance protein RGA1 isoform X1: protein MAEGALFNVAEGIIGQLGNLVLKELGLLWGVKEELQKLEDTVSTIKAVILDAEEKQAQNHTIKNWLGRLKDALFEADDLLDDFSTEVLRREVMTRNKKAKEVRIFFSKSNQLAYGLKMGHKIQALRERLDAIAEDRKKFHLDERPRETQVTNPIRETDYFVRAETVIGREFDKKVILERLLDSNIEENVSVYSIVGIGGLGKTTLAQLVFNDEEIEKEFERKFWVCVSDDFDVNIIVKKILEYAKRKKLENLERNASITDLQKEIDGKRFLLVLDDVWNDDSEKWDKLKEILLAGARGSRILVTTREEKVAESSKTIETHRLTGLNDEDSWSLFKQKAFKKGQEPKNSKYKEIGMEIVSKCKGVPLAIKTIGSLLYSKKSEEEWLSFKNNEFSKVNETNIQPILRLSYDHLPPRLKQCFAYCSLFPKDYEIEEERLVKLWMAQGFIKPLGQNQCLEDVGHEYFMELLWRSFFQKDKENFWDEGPVFKIHDLMHDLAILVAGLESTTFEINGKNIDEKTHHMSFGFNLGSSTQISTLLFKANRMRTFLLPCQIQYSNQMVWNQLTCDAFVSSFKFLRLLDLHETGIRNVPHSIGKLKHLRYLDLSYNERIKILPNSITRLQNLETLDLSYCKELIELPKNISKLVNLRHLNIDECDSLTHMPRGFGQLTNLHSLAQYVLSTDSRCGGELKELHGLNQLRENLTIKNLRHKKDAELEYKAVNLKEKQHLKGLTLEWIEREVDAEYDEMSVEALEPNQNLKSLRLRGYGGVKYPSWLSLLKNLVRLVLVSMKNCQDVLPLHQFPSLKNLWLFSVPSLKYVSLVSESFKLPPLQYLYIEDCPNLKGWWKRRSDSSEEDEDAADHYGEISTITTKNHSFSLLSDLDISGCPKLSSMPLFPYLERLSLDNSNLRLLERTISMGMISTVSQENPTAAAVAESTSSAPSSSSTLAASFTPLSKLKYLGIGMIEGSNDHFLQHFTALEDLSLYNYNGVEMELEWQGLRKLQDLTLYNHPKLASLPVGLQQATSLRYLEIRNCLSLTTLPEWICEIISLQSLNIAHCPNFTSLPVLTSLKTLNIWNCPNLTSLPALTSLKTLDIWRCPILVESCKIQDWLARIENLEGDLATAKEEDPEQTWGFTKIFGRCSGSTSQYLSDKDQHLMIMR from the exons ATGGCTGAAGGAGCTCTCTTCAACGTAGCTGAAGGAATCATTGGCCAACTGGGCAACCTAGTTCTCAAAGAGCTTGGACTGCTCTGGGGTGTCAAAGAGGAGCTTCAAAAGCTCGAGGACACTGTTTCAACCATCAAAGCTGTCATTCTGGATGCAGAGGAGAAACAGGCGCAGAATCATACCATCAAGAATTGGCTGGGAAGGCTGAAAGATGCACTTTTTGAAGCGGACGACTTGCTGGATGACTTTTCCACTGAAGTTTTACGACGGGAAGTGATGACTAGGAATAAGAAGGCGAAAGAGGTACGCATCTTCTTTTCCAAATCGAACCAACTTGCATATGGTCTTAAAATGGGTCATAAGATTCAGGCCCTTAGGGAGAGACTAGATGCTATTGCAGAGGATAGGAAGAAGTTCCACTTAGATGAACGTCCTAGGGAGACACAAGTCACAAATCCGATTAGGGAGACTGATTATTTTGTACGTGCTGAAACTGTTATTGGAAGGGAGTTTGATAAGAAAGTGATCTTAGAGCGTTTATTGGATTCCAATATTGAAGAAAATGTTTCAGTTTATTCAATAGTTGGAATCGGAGGGCTAGGCAAAACCACATTAGCTCAATTAGTATTCAATGATGAAGAAATCGAAAAagaatttgagagaaaattttggGTGTGTGTCTCTGATGATTTTGATGTAAATATAATTGTTAAGAAAATCCTAGAATATGCAAAACGTAAGAAACTAGAAAACCTTGAAAGGAACGCATCAATAACTGATCTTCAAAAAGAGATTGATGGAAAGAGATTCTTACTTGTATTAGACGATGTGTGGAATGATGATTCAGAAAAATGGGATaagttaaaagaaattttactgGCTGGTGCAAGAGGCAGTAGAATATTGGTGACTACACGTGAGGAAAAGGTTGCAGAGAGTTCAAAAACTATTGAAACACACCGTTTAACAGGTTTAAATGATGAGGACTCTTGGTCTTTATTTAAGCAAAAGGCATTTAAAAAAGGACAAgaaccaaaaaattcaaaatataaggaaattGGAATGGAAATCGTTAGTAAGTGCAAAGGAGTTCCACTTGCCATAAAGACTATTGGAAGCCTATTGTACTCTAAAAAATCTGAAGAGGAATGGTTGTCCTTCAAAAATAATGAGTTTTCAAAGGTAAATGAAACTAATATCCAACCAATACTTAGGTTGAGTTATGATCATCTCCCACCACGTTTGAAACAATGTTTTGCTTATTGTAGTTTATTTCCAAAGGATTATGAGATTGAAGAAGAGAGATTGGTTAAGCTATGGATGGCACAAGGTTTCATTAAGCCATTAGGTCAAAACCAATGCTTAGAAGATGTTGGTCATGAGTATTTTATGGAATTACTTTGGAGATCATTCTTTCagaaagataaagaaaatttttgggatgaaGGACCTGTTTTCAAAATACATGACCTCATGCATGATCTAGCAATATTAGTAGCGGGACTAGAGAGCAcaacttttgaaataaatggGAAAAATATTGATGAAAAAACTCATCACATGtcatttggttttaatttaggCTCATCAACACAAATTTCAACTTTGTTGTTTAAAGCAAATAGGATGAGAACATTTCTTTTGCCATGTCAAATTCAGTATTCAAATCAAATGGTATGGAACCAGTTAACTTGTGATGCatttgtttcaagtttcaagttctTGCGCTTGTTAGATTTGCATGAAACTGGCATTAGGAATGTGCCACATTCTATCGGAAAGTTGAAGCATTTAAGGTATCTTGATCTCTCATACAACGAACGCATTAAGATACTTCCTAATTCTATTACAAGGTTGCAAAATTTGGAGACACTGGATCTTTCTTATTGTAAAGAACTTATAGAATTGCcaaaaaatattagtaaattagtCAATCTTAGGCATCTTAACATTGATGAGTGCGATAGTTTGACTCATATGCCTCGTGGATTTGGGCAATTGACTAATCTCCACTCACTAGCTCAGTATGTGTTGAGTACGGACTCTAGGTGTGGTGGTGAGTTGAAGGAACTTCACGGATTAAACCAGCTAAGAGAAAATCTAACGATTAAAAATCTGAGACACAAGAAAGATGCTGAATTAGAATACAAGGCTgtaaatttgaaagagaaacaACACCTTAAAGGCTTGACGTTAGAGTGGATAGAAAGAGAAGTGGATGCTGAGTACGATGAGATGTCAGTCGAAGCTTTGGAACCAAACCAAAATCTTAAAAGTTTGAGATTAAGAGGCTACGGGGGAGTGAAATATCCTAGCTGGCTTTCTTTACTCAAAAATCTTGTAAGACTTGTGTTAGTTTCAATGAAGAATTGCCAAGATGTACTACCATTGCATCAATTTCCTTCTCTCAAAAATCTCTGGTTGTTCTCTGTTCCTTCTCTTAAGTACGTATCCCTGGTATCAGAGAGTTTTAAACTTCCACCCCTACAATACCTCTATATTGAGGATTGCCCTAATCTAAAGGGATGGTGGAAGAGGAGGAGCGACTCCAGCGAGGAGGACGAAGATGCCGCCGATCATTACGGTGAAATATCGACGATAACAACAAAGAATcattcattttctcttctttccgATCTAGACATTTCTGGTTGCCCTAAACTATCTTCCATGCCTTTATTTCCTTATCTTGAAAGACTATCTCTGGATAACTCTAATTTGAGGCTATTGGAGCGAACAATATCGATGGGAATGATAAGTACGGTATCTCAGGAAAACCCAACAGCAGCAGCAGTAGCAGAGTCAACCTCTTCtgctccttcatcttcttcaacacTTGCCGCCTCATTCACCCCTctctccaaattaaaatatttgggTATTGGTATGATAGAAGGCAGTAATGATCATTTCCTTCAACATTTCACTGCACTTGAGGATCTtagtttatataattataatggGGTTGAGATGGAATTGGAATGGCAAGGGCTGAGGAAGCTTCAGGATCTAACATTATATAATCATCCAAAATTGGCATCTCTTCCTGTGGGGCTTCAACAGGCCACCTCTCTGCGATATCTCGAGATTCGGAATTGTCTGAGTTTGACGACATTGCCGGAGTGGATCTGCGAAATCATATCTCTGCAATCACTCAATATTGCTCATTGCCCCAATTTCACTTCATTGCCTGTCCTAACGTCTTTGAAGACACTGAATATTTGGAATTGCCCCAATTTGACATCATTGCCTGCCCTAACGTCTTTGAAGACACTGGATATTTGGAGATGTCCCATCTTAGTAGAAAGTTGCAAGATCCAGGATTGGCTTGCTCGCATCGAAAACTTGGAAGGAGATCTAGCTAcagcaaaagaagaagatcCAG AACAAACTTGGGgctttaccaaaatttttgggCGTTGCAGTGGTTCAACTAGTCAATATCTCAGTG ATAAGGATCAGCACTTGATGATAATGAGATAA